In one window of Enoplosus armatus isolate fEnoArm2 chromosome 7, fEnoArm2.hap1, whole genome shotgun sequence DNA:
- the s1pr4 gene encoding sphingosine 1-phosphate receptor 4 gives MTVFASLTSSSSCPDLYHLPSYPSNTAILNDTPTASGISHVILRHYNHTGRLQNRTISNTQSHISVSVALFLFFSIFIILENLLVLVAVISRIRHSRRWVYVCIANITLSDLLTGAAYVVNICLSGSQTFRLTPALWLFREGMLFVALAASIFSLLLIAVERYTTMMKPLPQKSAGKTYRIYGLVALCWVLALVIGFLPLLGWNCVCSLDGCSTLLPLYSKTYIFFSLIIFFLILLAIGVIYGAIYCHVHKSTQLGPQRSRKRSLALLKTVITIVGVFMICWGPLFLLLLVDFFCVSRQCALLFSADFCISLAVLNSGLNPIIYALGSSEMRKAIAELLCCCCLRSGLCHPDTFTSKETSSTSESRRDSLRNSFNKIRNLSVASPPSTPNKPRRAPKKYRLSSTTSCLSVSSG, from the coding sequence ATGACTGTCTTCGCctccctcacttcctcctcctcatgccCCGACTTGTACCACTTACCCAGTTACCCCAGCAACACCGCCATATTAAACGACACCCCTACAGCCTCTGGGATCAGCCATGTGATCCTGCGGCATTATAACCACACCGGCCGCCTGCAGAACAGGACCATCTCAAACACCCAGAGCCACATCAGTGTCTCCGTggccctcttcctcttcttcagcatTTTCATCATCCTGGAGAATCTCCTGGTGCTGGTGGCCGTCATCTCCCGCATTCGCCACAGCCGTCGTTGGGTTTACGTCTGCATTGCCAACATCACACTCAGTGACCTTCTCACCGGTGCTGCCTATGTGGTCAACATCTGTTTGTCAGGCAGCCAGACGTTTCGCCTCACCCCTGCTCTGTGGCTCTTCAGGGAAGGAATGCTGTTTGTGGCCCTGGCGGCATCCATATTCAGTTTGTTGCTGATTGCTGTGGAGCGTTACACCACTATGATGAAGCCACTGCCTCAGAAGTCAGCCGGGAAGACCTACAGGATCTATGGCTTGGTTGCACTCTGCTGGGTTTTGGCGCTGGTGATTGGCTTCCTCCCCTTGCTGGGCTGGAACTGTGTGTGCAGCCTGGATGGATgctccaccctcctccctctctactCCAAGACATAcatctttttctccctcatcatcttcttcctcatcctcctggcTATTGGCGTGATCTATGGTGCCATCTACTGCCACGTACACAAGAGTACACAGCTGGGCCCCCAGCGCAGTCGCAAGCGCTCCTTGGCTCTGCTTAAAACTGTGATCACCATTGTTGGGGTCTTTATGATCTGCTGGGGGCCACTGTTCTTGCTGTTACTGGTGGATTTCTTTTGTGTCTCCCGCCAGTGTGCACTGCTGTTCAGCGCTGACTTTTGCATCTCCCTGGCTGTCCTCAACTCCGGCCTGAACCCCATCATCTACGCCCTGGGCAGCAGTGAGATGAGGAAGGCTATCGctgagctgctgtgctgctgctgcctgaggTCTGGCCTCTGTCACCCAGACACATTCACATCCAAGGAGACCAGCAGCACCTCCGAGAGTAGGAGGGACAGTCTGAGGAACAGTTTTAATAAGATCAGGAATCTGAGCGTGGCTTCCCCACCATCAACTCCTAACAAGCCTCGCAGGGCACCCAAAAAATATAGGCTGAGCTCCACCACCAGCTGCCTGTCAGTTTCAAGTGGTTAA